GTTATGAGAACAGCAAGTACAGAGGCCGGAGCTAAGCTTGTCGTGTTCCACAAGTTCAGGTATTTCGCTTAAATGCAGGCGCTCAAGACTGGGGAACATGTTTCAACCTTTCCATTCCTCAGGCACTCTCTCAACAATGGCCATTGTAAAAGGGAACCCCTTTCTTAATTTGGAAGGGACCTATGTTGGGGTGGGGCAGGCAGGACCTTAGGTTGAATTCTGGCCTTTCAGTGATCGAGTTACACTTGAGTATAAACCAATGTCCAGAACACATTGGGGTTGGGGCAGCGTCCTGATTTCAGGTACCCAGGTGCATGTCTCAGAGTTAGACACTACGATGGCCAGGAGGAATTAATTAACTCCCCAAGAACACACCTCAAAATGTCAACTTTCCTACCCCAAATTATACTTGAAGACCACCCCCTTTACCTTGGCCAGCTCTCAGCGAAAATGTGTACTTTCCCCAGTCTTTCTCCAAAGATGGTTTGGCCTCTCTTCTCAGAACTAGAAAACTGAGGCCCAGCACTGAGGCCTGGAATTACCGAGCACAGGATCCTGGTTGCCTGGCTCTGAGCAGACTGGTGATAGATAGCCACTAGTGTTCACCAGGTTGATCACTAGGTCCTGTGCCCACTCAGTCTTTGCAGCACTATCACCACTGCTGCCCACTGCTCTATCCTTTGTAATCAAACTCTGGAAAATGACTGCATCCTCTCCACCCCGGTTTGGTACCAGTTGACTACAGAAAACCTGACCTGATCCAATCAGGAACACCTTTCTACTTTTATTCATCCCACTTATTGTGAACATTTACACAGATCCAGGGGGTAATTAAGTCTTAATATCCCAGATCCTGCCTGTTAAGTAATAtatagcaatggttctcaaccatcctaatgctgggaccatttaatacagttcctcatattgtgctGACACCCCCCCAAtagtattttcattgctacttcataactgtatttttgctactgttatgaactgcgGTGTAAAAATCCGTGTTTCCTGATCATCTCAGGAGACCCCTGCGAAAGGGTTGCTTGGACCCCAAAGGGATCCCTACTcacaggtggagaaccactgctctatatGCAAAGGGAAAATTCTAAAATTCAGAGTACTCCGAATTCAGGAAACATACCTGGCTTCGAGAATTTCGGGTTTAAACAGGGCCTCAGCCACCTTTTTTTCAGCTAAGGAAATTGAGTGACTCTAGtacttcttggccttttggctaagatcaaaagtaGAAAATCGAGTCACTCCCTTCCAAAGCCAGATTCCCTCCGTAGCtcttttgcattaaaaaaaaagtgaaggctCTACATATTCTTGTCCTGGTACCTGGAGATTCCAAGCACCTTGAAGATAAGACGGTGTGCGGGACCCGTATCGTCTTCGGCCTCAGGGCAAAGGGGGCTTCCGGGGCGGCCTCTACCTGGCCCGGCCCCCTCCGGCCCCGCCTGCTTTGCTAGGCGCGGTGATTCATTCCCTCCTTTGCCCGGGGGCCCCCTTCCCGGACTGACGGCGGGACAGACGGCTGGGTGTGCAGCGATCTCGAACCCGTGAGCCAGTAAGCAGAGCTTCTGCGTCCCAAGGACTCCAGCACACACCATGGCGGACTCTGAGCGTCTCTCGGCTCCCGGCTGCTGGTTAGCCTGCACCAGCTTCTCGCGCACCAAAAAGGGAATTCTCCTGTTTGCTGAGATTGTGAGTGTTCCCGGGCCAGAGGGTGGGCAGAGGCCGGGTGTGCAGGCTGGACCACACGGTACGGGACTGTTTCGGTTGAGGTAGGCACGTGGCCCAGCTGCTCGCTGCTTGGCAGTGAGGTGCAGGTAGGTGAGTTCGTGGAGGAGGGTCGAAGCCAGCCAAGGTGCAGGGCGTTCGGTGGGGCATGGGCAAAGTGTTGGAGAGCCGGTGGTGCACTCTAGTTAGAGGCGAGTTACCTCTAACTGATGTTGGGagctgtgggtgtgtgggtgcgtgtgtggGTGTAGACTTATAGTGACCGGAGAGAAGGGGTCCTGGGGAGTGGGAGCCTCTCGTGGCAGGGCGTGGCCGGCCTGGGCACTAGCTGGCGGGCTGGCAGTGCGCCCAAAGGCGGGGCCTGTTGGGGTGGGGTAGAGCTAGTCCCCTCTAGGGTAGGGCGTTCCACACTTCGCCAGTTCTTCCTTGCCCATTTGGGACTGGATGGGAGGTCCTTAGCTCTTTGGATGGTTATACGGAACCTCGGTTTTCCATCCCCCTTCAAGTGGGCACCGCCTTTGGGTCACTTATAAAAGAGGTGCGGCTCCTTTAACGGAGCCCTGCCCTTCTAGTGTCATTCTCACCCCTTCCCAAAGGGGTTGCCCGGGGAACCGAACGTCCCTCCCCCTAAAGGCATGGACACTGGCGCCACCAGCGCTCACAAAACACCTGGTAGAGCCACTCCCTTCAGGAAAGGAGAACTGAAGCACATAATTCTCCTCTTTTCTTACTGGGTGACTCTGGGCAAGCCACATAACCTCTCTGTGACTCACTTTCCTCATGTGTGAAATAAATGTACCTAGCTCATTAGATTCTTGTGATGATTAAGTGAAATATGACTTGAAAAGCTCTGAGACAATGCATGCAAGAGGTGTTTCGCAATGATCGGATGTCATTTTCTCACTCCTGGTAGTTATTTGAGAAAAataagttttttctttcttccccaaccTCCTCAACTGACTCTACTGTGTGGgtggaacctagggccttgcacatgttaGGCAAATGCTcagccactgagctacattcccagtctTGGAAAGTAGatatcccttccccccccccccatggataTTTAAGTTTGAGATCCCTCTTTTCTAATTTAAACCATTGCTTTGAACCCATGGCTGATCAAGGCCCATTTTTCTCCCTCTCAGATACTGTGCCTGGTGATTTTGATTTGCTTCAGTGCCTCTACATCAGCCTACTCCTCCCTGTCGGTGATTGAGATGATCTTTGCTGCTGTCTTATTTGTCTTCTACATGTGTGACCTGCACTCCAAGATCTCATTCATCAATTGGCCTTGGACCGTGAGAAAGGGGCCAACAGTGCCGAGActgggtgggggttgggaagtTGCAACTCTGGTTGCTAAGATCACCTTTTTCTCTGTCCACGTCACAGGACTTCTTCAGATCCCTCATAGCAGCCATCCTGTACCTGATCACTTCCATTGTTGTCCTTGTAGAAGGACGAGGCAGCTCCAAAATCGTCGCTGGGGTAAGGGCCCAAGAAACAGACCCAAAGCACAGTGAGAAAGACTTGAGGATCTAGGGGCTTCCACGGGAGTGTGCGAGCCACACCAGGCCAAAATTTCAACCTGGATTTACCACAAAGTCTGGCCCCAGCAATGAATTTTACCTACCAAGATCCTTTGGTGTGAAAACACTGTCCATTGTCAGACACATCTTATGAGAGTCAAAGGCTGTCCCTTTGTCAACATGTTAGGCTACTATCTGCTAGAACGTTGTCTCAAATTGTAGTAGGAAGCCAAGCCCTCTGCATATGAGGCATTGGGGATGGATGTCCTATGCTGGGAGGTACTGGGGAGATGGTGAGGTAGAAGTATTCAGACTCTTGACCGTTCTCTGAGGATTCCTGGCTTCCTAGCAAGAGGCTGGAGTCACTGACCTACATGGGCCCCTATCGGGAGGGAGATAGAAAGACACAGAGGCTGAGTAGGAATGCCCTCTGATCCAATCTCATCACTCCTATCTTCTAGGTACTGGGCTTACTGGCTACCTTGCTCTTTGGCTACGATGCATACATCACCTTCCCTCTAAAGCAGCAAAGACATACAGCAGCCCCCACtggtaagagtgtgtgtgtgtgtgtacacttttgtgcatgctgagagctgaaaaaaagaaaaagggcaaAAGGCTGGGCAGAggtagcaaacacctttaatcccaacactctggaggcacagggcaggcagatctctatgagttcaaggccagcctgatctatatagtaagtttcaggacaaccagggctacatatgagaccctgcctcaaaaaacaaagcaaaacaaaacaaaaaaaaacaaaaacaaaaaaaccccaaaaaacccttacaaaaagaaagactaaagaaaaaggaaaaggacctCCTAGGGAAAGATGACTACCAACTGTGTCcctattgattcttttttttttcctccggagctgaggactgaacccagggccttgcgcttgctaggcaagcgctctaccactgagctaaatccccaaccccccttattGATTCTTAATGCCTTTTGTATCATGAAATGTCGTGTGTTAGCATTCCTTTCTGTATAAATGGGCATCTAGATTCAtcagtgctttcttttttcctcatgCAGACCCCACAGATGGCCCATGATCGTCTTTCGGCTGTCTCTGCTACCTGTCAATAGCTCCTCCATCAGAAACTTCCTCCTGTCaggcggcggtggtggtgcatgcctttaatccaagcactcaggaggcagaggcaggtggatctctgagtttgaggccagggctacacagtgaggtcctgtctccaaaacaataCCTCCTCTGGTTTCCACAACTCTCCAGCCATTCTCTGACCCCATGGAAACTGCTTATGGTACAAGAGATTGAACCTAGAGCTGTGTGCCTCCTGGGCAAGCACTctctactgagctacatccctgttAAAGTGCCTTTTTTGGGAGCTTTGTCTTCCAGCCTGCCAATCAACCCACTTTATGGGTGTGCCTAGATTCCCCTTTGCTCTGCAGTACCAGCAGCCAGACATGAGTTCTGCTTGAACCATATTCCCCACATAAGCTACAAAATGAGCTACCCACTACAAATAAGAACCTTTCTCTGTGTGGGGTGAGCTGTGAAGGgctaaataaacaataaaaagtatTGTCAAAGTCTATAATGAAGAAGTTAATTTTTTTGATCAAATGTGTGTTAGTATCAGGAGAAGGGAAATTGAGGTAAAGCCATCGGGACAAAGAAGCCAGGCGTTTCTTTAACAACTCTTACATTGCTTTGCTAATACAAACAAGATGGGAGTGCAGAAGGGGACTATGACTTAGTTCAGGACACTCATCATTTACACTGACTTTAGAAAGGTAGAGTTCCTTCTAAAGCTGCCTTCCTTCAAGCCACGATGCAGTTCTTGTCCCGGGTCTGGCGAGGCATCACTGGGTGAGACTCTTGGACAAGTGGCTGGGCTGCCGAGTTAAAGGTTTCAGTTGCAGTGCCCTGAGTGGTCTTGGGTCTGCACAGGTGAGGGGGCAGTGGGATGCGCTCCCCTAGGAAGAAGCCATCATCCTCAGAAGACTCTGAACTGGGGCTGGAGGGTGAACTGGAACAAGATCCAGAATCTGAACCCGATCCCAAGTCACAGCGATGGTGGCCATGTCTGCcaggatggtggtggtgctggtggctCCCTCGGCGACGGCGCCGTCTCCGACggcggtggtgatggtggtagcaGCTGGGGGCTCTGGGTGGGGGACTTCGCGGTCTACGGCGCTGGGCTGGAGGTGCACTAAGGGTCCTTCGTGGACCTCCTTCAGATACCAGAGGGTCTCGGAAGCTGACACGAGGCGTACTCTGGCGACCAAAGGTGGTGTTATCATCTGGGTGCAGGGCAGGATGGCCAGGGGATTCTGTAGGTGGCTCAGGAGCACTGCGAAGCCCCAGTTCAGGCATGGAGTGACGGTGGGGGGCCCCTCTCAGAAAGTGGGAGGGCTCTTCAGGGCCTgcagctagaaaaaaaaaagaaagatggaagaCACCGGATATGTGCTTGATCTGTCTGGCCCTTATCTGAGGAAAGATCTGGGAATGCCTTCTTTTCTCTACTGGGGCTGGGAAGTGGAGCAGGGGTCAGACATAGGATACCCCAAAATTTGACTCTTGCTTCGGGCTTTGGGTGGAGGGAAGGGTAGGGAGTAAATTAGCATGAAGTTTGGTATACCAACTGTGGCCAGGAAATGGCCTGAAGGGTTGGCCAGAAGTGGGTGTTATCAAGGGCCTGGAGTAGATTTGGTTTGAAGTAGAATGGAGGGGAAGCTTGGGTGTAGTGGGTAGAGGGTGACCAGTTGCCTGAAGTGAGGAAATTACTTGGGCTTAAGATGGGACGAGTTGAGGCGTGTAAAGGCTCTGTGCAGGGGCAGGGTGGACCCAGGGTCAGCAGGCAAGTGGAATCAGGGCAAGAGACTAGTCCTGAAATGGAGAAGGACGGGCCCAGCTATCTGGGGAGACAGGACAAAACTGAGCAGCCCAGGAAAGGCTTGATGGAGGCCAGGCTCACCAGGCTCTGACTTGGTACAGGTGCCTTTGCTGGCTGTCTCTGATGTCACCTCGGTAGCTGAGAAAGAAGCTGTGGAAGCTGTGAGTGCTGTGGTGACAGTGCCGGCGCTCCAGCTGCGACGGCCCGGCCCTGCAGTGGTGGTCTCAGACCCAAGGCTGCAGGCTCGTGAGCAGAAGATTAGGCCTCGACGTGGCAGGAAAGGGCGGCCCAGGAGAGCTCGACCACAACGACTACAGCAGAAGCATCGATCTGAAGCATGCCAGTGTTGGCCCTCATAAGCCATCTGACCCTGGTCCAGGCCTGTGAGGACCAACACACGTGGGAAAACTGAGGCAGCACTCATAGACTACCCTACCAAAGTGGGGTCTTTCTTAGGAAGAGGTGGGGGATTTGAAGTAGGGTACCCTGACTTTCTTCCCCACTCCCAGAAGGGGCTCTTTCTGTGGAGAAAGGAGATAATGTGAGATTTAACCCTCAGCTTCCTTATCGTTTGGAGAGGAACTGACCAGCAATGGTACTTTTCTTTCCTACGATACTCATTTAAAGAGTGTAGATGGGCATTGAGCTCTAATACGTGATCATCAGGAGTGCCAGTCAGCTTTAGGTAGAAGGTAAATAAATGGAAGGCTAGACCTGAATAGAGGTGTGGCTGGTGGAGGCAAGACTTAGGTAGGACATGGATTTGGTGGGAAAGAAGCCAGTTTAAGAAGGTAGAGTGTCCAAAAAAGGTAGGGTGTGCTAGAAGGCAGGACATACAGTaggatgagggagagagggaggaaggtggaATGGAACAGAATATAGCTCGGGGTGGTAGGGCTTCATTCAGTTCGGCATGCTGGAATCAGAGGGTGTTCTGCAGGTGCATTTAGTgtagtggtgctggtggtgctgatGGTGGAATTTAGAAAGCATGACATGTAGGCTGGGAGGCTAGATCAGTGATAGAAAAtctgttggggggttggggatttggctcagtggtagagcgcttgcctaggaagcacaaggccctgggttcggtccccagctccggaaaaaacaaacaaacaaacaaacaaacaaacaaacaaaaaaaaaaacaagagaaaatctgTTGGGCATGGTAGGAGCTCTGGCCCTGAGTCCTGTCTCTAGCAccaaaggaaaggagggggaggaggggctaaggggaagaagggagagagaagcatGAGTAGGGCCCTGGCCTTGCTGTTCATACGTTCCTCTGTCCTTTGCCAGCATGTTCTCACCCACCGATGTGTTCCCCACAGCCATCACAGTATTCCGCATGGCGGGCCTCATAGCAGGCGCAGCAGTGGGGGCGGCTCTGACGCATGACATAGCGCTGCCCTCCTAATGAAGCTTCACACTCGAAACAGCAGAAGTGACCCATGTGCCAGTGTCGGCCTTCCGCCTCTGTACATTCAGGGGAGAAGATGATCTGCAGGGCAGAGATCACCCGGGGCTGTCAGAAGAGCTTGCTTTTGGCTCGGCCCACCTTCCACACCTCTGCCCAGGGAGGTACAAACCTCATCACACGCTTGGCAGCGAGGGCGCAGGCATTCAGCATGGTGGCGCCCACAGTACACCTTGCCAGCATGATAGAAGTAGATGAGGTCAACCAGCAACTCCTGGCAGGTGGTACACACAAAGCACTGAGGGTGCCAACAGGCACCAAGGCCTGCGCGACTGGCAAAGACTGCAATGTCCCCACCTCCGATCTGCTTTCCACACTGCCAAATGACAGATACCATCACAGTTACCAAGACAGTCAGATGGATGGAGTGAGCCAAGTATGTGAGAACTTGGCCTCTCCCATGGTAaagctttgtatattttgtttatgacaggatctcaagtagcccaggctgattcTGAATTTAATACACAGCTATGGCTGGGCTTGAATCCCTGATTCTCCAGTAACCAGCATCTCCTATGAGATAAATCTGAGATAGTTCCCACTTACAAGGAGGCTGGGGTAGGGCACGTAAGAGATTGACTGTGCTTGTGGGCAAACCATAAAGACaagccttagtcatcagggatggCCTTCCACGGAAGCCTTCTTCCAGGTCACTGGAGCAATTATTAAGCTGCACCCAGTGGAGGTGCTGTAGAGATAGTCTCCACCCCTCAGAGGTCTCAGCCAATGGACCTCACCAAATAGTTTTAAAGGCAGGCCCTTACCCGCCAGGCAAGGTCTTGGAGACAAATCCCACTAACTGTGGAGGGTTCTACCTCAGGATTCAGACTCTGCCACTGTGCATcgctttattaatattattatctgTTGTTATGAATTTGCATGGTTGGGGATGGGCTTGTGAGGgagctcttttgtttgttttgaaatagggttttactatgtagcccaggatgcccttgaaCTTAATAAtacttctgccttagcctcccaaattGTTGAGATGACATGTGTGAGCCACATGTGTGATCCAGCTATGTGAATCAGATCCTAAGAACAAGTCCTGATCACaagaagagtcagagacacaatCCCTGCTCCATGCCTTCTGAATGGAGGAGAAGAAACTACAGAACTATCCATCAAGGCCTTAGAGACAAATTAGACCCCATAGTGGTCTCCAAGGGGCATATTCTATTCACCAGAGGGCTTGAGAGACACCCCAATGGGTTAAGTGGTAGGTCTCAGGGCCTTCACTTGCTGAGATCCTCCATAGCTTACCTCCTCGCAGATGGCCCCAGTAATGGTCACTGGGAAGATTCGAACGGTGGCCCGTCCCAgattctccctcttcctctgctgGCTGAAGGCTCGcaactctttcttctcctcctcttccaggGCTGTGCAGTACTGTGCCTGGGGAGAGATGGAGTCTTCTGGACTTCATCCACACTCACGGAATTTACTTCTATGCCATTGTCTATATGGTGCCTCCCATTGGCCATACCCATCCCTCGCCTTTCTCTCAAGACTCAGTTAAGTTTGGTCAAGGAATGTCTCCCTTTGGATCCTGCTTCTCCAGGTCTTTCACTTTAGCTCAGCTCACCTTTCTTTGGCTGACCCTGCCCATTTCTTGCCAGTTCCCCCGAATTTGTCCAGGCTGTACCCCACTCCTAGCATGCCCATCCAGCCTTCTCCCCCTCTTCACCTCACTGTCGTGTGGGGGTAGCTGATGCAGCAGCTGCTTTATCCTGTATTTCTCCCCAGGACTGTTGACATAGGGGACCTTGTCCTCTGGAAGGCAACTGAAAAACTGGTAAACCTGGGAGGAGGTGAAAGGGTGAGAGAAAACAATTACAGTTAGGGATGAGCTAGGATACAGCGAGGTCATGGGTCCCCCGTTCTATGGGAAAATTCAAGTCATCTGCAGGGCACTTCTCCTGATGGCAGTCTCTTTCCCGAAACTCCTGAATGGTTGAAGGGACCCGCAGGGCAAACCCTGCTCTCTTCCCTTTATAGCAAAACTTCTCAAAAGAGTTGACTATTCTGGTCCATTCTACTTCCTCTGTTCCAATTGTATCTTGACTCAACTCAGGTCACTGGGGATATCTGCGCTGCAAAAAATAAGTCATTGTTCTCGTCTTAGTCCTCATTGGTTAGAGCATCCTTAGTCCAGGTCCTGGCTGATTACTCTCACTTCCTGAAAACAGTTTCTTCCTTGGGCCTCCAGAATACCACAAagccctggcttccttcctttcttccttcctcaccGGCTGTTTGTCTCATTCTTTAAATTGTTCCTCGACTAGTGGACACCTGAATATGGGATGGTTATAGGGCAGAGTCCTTGGTTCTCTTGCCTGTGTATATATACCCTCTTAGAAATTGCATCTACCTTGGCTCTAATGGTCATCTGTTGACTAAGGTGCCAAGAATGCAGTCCCAAGACCTCTCCCCATGTCCTAGGTAATGTAGCTATGTAATTAGCACCACCAACTCTTATTCAAACTTGCTCTtgattagctttttaaaaaatttctcctCCCCTGACCTTTCCtctttgagatgggggtctcaaTATACAGTTCTTGCTGGTTTGGCCCTTACTATTtggatcaggttggccttggTCTCCtgatgctggaattacaggtctgCACTACTATATTTGGTTTGCCttagcttctttcttttctttttgctttttaggtgttttgagacagacagggtttcactatgtagaagacaggctggcctcgaactcacagacatcctgcctgcctctgcttcccaagtgctgggattaaaggtgtgtgccaccactgcctggctgggtttttttcatactttttcatacatctatctatctctctctctctctctctctctctctctctctctctatctctctatctatctatctatctatctatctatctatctctctatctatctatctatctatctattccaACTACATATCCCTAGCTGGTGGAGCCTGGagcttgatatgtagaccaggttggccttgaattcacaaagatctacctgcctcacTCAGCATCTCAAATGCTGGTACTGAAAGCCTGTGCAACTGTGCCTGActtttgatttctctctctctctctctctctctctctctctctctacttttctctctttctttctttctttcctagttagggtttctctatgtagccttgactgtcctggtaTTCTCTCTGTAGGCCACGCTGACCTTGAACATTcaaggatctgcctgcctctacctcccaagtgctggacaaagtcatgtgccaccatgtccagcttgatttcttttttttttttttttggttcttttttttttcggagctggggatcgaacccagggccttgtgcttcctaggcaagcgctctaccactgagctaaatccccaaccccttgatttcttttcttaaagactGGGACTTGTTATGCAGTCTAGATTGTGCTGGGTCACATAGTGCGCTCCAGTCCAATCAATCGATACAGAGCCCTGTCTCACTAGAAAAATCCCACCAAAACTACAAATGACAATGTATCCAGAATGGAGGCTGGGTTGCCTAGCATATGCAAAGACACAATGCTCTATCGAGTATAGATTTCCAAAAACAAGGCTCACACAGCAGTGACCTCTGTGTCATAGCTTCCTAGTCACTAGTCCTGATTCCACCCTTGCTACTACAGGCTGTTACAGCAGTCAGATAGACCATTATATAAGAAGACAAAccgtgggttggggatttagctcagtggtagagtgttttcctagcaagcacaaggccctgggttcggtcctcagctccggaaaaaaaaaaaaaaaagacaaaccgaGTCCCTCTTCTCCTCACAGCCCTCTTGAGCCTCTCCCCTTATTCAGAGCAAAGTTCTGTCCATGACCCGCTAGTTCCTCTGCCCTTTCCTGCAGGCACTCTCACTTTGCCCACCCTGCTCCTGCCTCACTGGTCTCCTCACATTTCTTCACATAGATGTGCCAAGCACATACTGCCTCAATACCTTGGC
The window above is part of the Rattus norvegicus strain BN/NHsdMcwi chromosome X, GRCr8, whole genome shotgun sequence genome. Proteins encoded here:
- the Plp2 gene encoding proteolipid protein 2 yields the protein MADSERLSAPGCWLACTSFSRTKKGILLFAEIILCLVILICFSASTSAYSSLSVIEMIFAAVLFVFYMCDLHSKISFINWPWTDFFRSLIAAILYLITSIVVLVEGRGSSKIVAGVLGLLATLLFGYDAYITFPLKQQRHTAAPTDPTDGP
- the Prickle3 gene encoding prickle planar cell polarity protein 3 isoform X1, with translation MCRLISDFQRHSISDDDSGCASEEYAWVPPGLKPEQVYQFFSCLPEDKVPYVNSPGEKYRIKQLLHQLPPHDSEAQYCTALEEEEKKELRAFSQQRKRENLGRATVRIFPVTITGAICEECGKQIGGGDIAVFASRAGLGACWHPQCFVCTTCQELLVDLIYFYHAGKVYCGRHHAECLRPRCQACDEIIFSPECTEAEGRHWHMGHFCCFECEASLGGQRYVMRQSRPHCCACYEARHAEYCDGCGEHIGLDQGQMAYEGQHWHASDRCFCCSRCGRALLGRPFLPRRGLIFCSRACSLGSETTTAGPGRRSWSAGTVTTALTASTASFSATEVTSETASKGTCTKSEPAAGPEEPSHFLRGAPHRHSMPELGLRSAPEPPTESPGHPALHPDDNTTFGRQSTPRVSFRDPLVSEGGPRRTLSAPPAQRRRPRSPPPRAPSCYHHHHRRRRRRRRRGSHQHHHHPGRHGHHRCDLGSGSDSGSCSSSPSSPSSESSEDDGFFLGERIPLPPHLCRPKTTQGTATETFNSAAQPLVQESHPVMPRQTRDKNCIVA
- the Prickle3 gene encoding prickle planar cell polarity protein 3, which gives rise to MFARGSRRRRSGRAPPEAEDPARGQPCNSCREQCPGFLLHGWRKICQHCKCPREEHAVHTVPVDLERIMCRLISDFQRHSISDDDSGCASEEYAWVPPGLKPEQVYQFFSCLPEDKVPYVNSPGEKYRIKQLLHQLPPHDSEAQYCTALEEEEKKELRAFSQQRKRENLGRATVRIFPVTITGAICEECGKQIGGGDIAVFASRAGLGACWHPQCFVCTTCQELLVDLIYFYHAGKVYCGRHHAECLRPRCQACDEIIFSPECTEAEGRHWHMGHFCCFECEASLGGQRYVMRQSRPHCCACYEARHAEYCDGCGEHIGLDQGQMAYEGQHWHASDRCFCCSRCGRALLGRPFLPRRGLIFCSRACSLGSETTTAGPGRRSWSAGTVTTALTASTASFSATEVTSETASKGTCTKSEPAAGPEEPSHFLRGAPHRHSMPELGLRSAPEPPTESPGHPALHPDDNTTFGRQSTPRVSFRDPLVSEGGPRRTLSAPPAQRRRPRSPPPRAPSCYHHHHRRRRRRRRRGSHQHHHHPGRHGHHRCDLGSGSDSGSCSSSPSSPSSESSEDDGFFLGERIPLPPHLCRPKTTQGTATETFNSAAQPLVQESHPVMPRQTRDKNCIVA